The Etheostoma cragini isolate CJK2018 chromosome 5, CSU_Ecrag_1.0, whole genome shotgun sequence genome contains a region encoding:
- the ier3 gene encoding radiation-inducible immediate-early gene IEX-1 yields MYSRSDSMTVTVQRESFGFSGMATRSTEPEVFTFERVPAQATAVRSYVPIRAKKRCTRVMYPAKVRMHLPPPEKNQAKRWLIILCLVVLWQIYTEDPCAETPLGSADSSVNDYQGFSFQSAEEQALTDLSAKSTGGEDSRSVTEQIIPNPSPTPGPEAESSRFEQNAEKSYVVALLVYRLGSDN; encoded by the coding sequence ATGTACTCACGATCGGACAGCATGACCGTAACAGTCCAGCGGGAGAGCTTCGGCTTCTCCGGCATGGCGACCCGCAGCACAGAGCCGGAGGTCTTCACCTTCGAGCGGGTACCGGCTCAGGCCACAGCTGTGCGCTCCTACGTGCCAATCCGGGCAAAGAAGCGCTGCACCCGTGTCATGTACCCCGCTAAAGTCCGCATGCACCTTCCACCACCGGAGAAGAACCAGGCCAAGCGCTGGCTGATCATCCTGTGCCTGGTGGTGTTGTGGCAGATCTACACCGAGGATCCCTGCGCCGAGACGCCGCTGGGCAGCGCAGACAGCTCGGTCAACGACTACCAGGGTTTCTCCTTTCAGTCCGCGGAGGAGCAGGCACTAACAGACCTCAGTGCCAAGTCGACCGGCGGTGAGGACAGCCGCTCAGTCACTGAACAGATCATCCCGAACCCTAGCCCCACGCCCGGCCCGGAGGCAGAGAGCAGCCGGTTCGAGCAGAACGCCGAAAAGAGCTACGTAGTGGCCCTGCTGGTCTACAGACTGGGCAGCGACAACTGA